Proteins encoded within one genomic window of Sphaerotilus montanus:
- a CDS encoding cyanophycin metabolism-associated ABC transporter, translated as MADLPTRLLPEENVMGVLEVDLDAALHFSRSTLVVTNRRLLWARAGASDWAGVWPLDDTWSLRHHDHAGVGTLELHDPHSQRAVWRFTLGQNVQALRLVRQFERQCEALRSPAVHAHDDDHDPTTCPTCHAPLPPDSDECAVCTRELSTPPSTWVLLRLWRFAKPYQWKLLAGFLLTLASTAATLVPPYLTIPLMDNVLIPFQNGHQIDPAYVVQLLLGLLGAGLLAWGLGWARTWLLAIVSERIAADLRTTAFDHLLGLSLDYFGAKRTGDLIARIGSETDRLSVFLSLHALDFATDVLMLGMTSVILFSVNPWLALVTLLPLPFIAWMIHLVRDRLRTGFEKIDRVWGDVTNVLADTIPGVRVVKAFAQEARESKRFHEANQANLAVNDRLNKTWSLFTPTVTLLTDVGLLVVWGFGIWQVSKGDITVGVLTAFLAYIGRFYGRLDSMSRIVSVTQKAAAGAKRIFDVLDHVSNVPEPDQPVPTGQLQGAVRLDNIGFRYGSRSVIRGMSLDIRPGEMIGLVGHSGSGKSTLVNLICRFYDVTDGSIRVDGTDIRRFAVADYRRHIGLVLQEPFLFFGTIAENIAYGLPGATRAQIIAAARAAHAHDFILRLPQGYDSLVGERGQGLSGGERQRISIARALLINPRLLILDEATASVDTETEREIQKALDNLVQGRTTIAIAHRLSTLRKADRLVVMDRGAVVEVGTHDELMAAQGHYFRLYEAQARRTDAADEDGDSEHDQNLLAHQIPQPSAHGQAAS; from the coding sequence ATGGCCGATCTTCCCACCCGACTTCTCCCGGAAGAGAACGTCATGGGCGTGCTGGAGGTTGACCTCGACGCGGCCCTGCACTTCTCCCGCAGCACCCTCGTGGTGACGAATCGCCGTCTGCTGTGGGCGCGGGCAGGGGCCTCCGACTGGGCCGGCGTCTGGCCGCTGGACGACACCTGGTCGCTGCGGCACCACGACCATGCCGGTGTCGGCACGCTCGAACTGCACGATCCGCACAGCCAGCGCGCCGTCTGGCGGTTCACGCTGGGGCAGAACGTGCAGGCACTGCGGCTGGTGCGGCAGTTCGAGCGCCAGTGCGAGGCACTGCGCAGTCCCGCCGTCCACGCACACGACGACGACCACGACCCCACCACCTGCCCGACCTGCCACGCCCCGCTGCCCCCCGACAGCGACGAGTGCGCCGTCTGCACCCGCGAGCTGTCCACGCCGCCGTCGACCTGGGTGCTGCTGCGGCTGTGGCGCTTCGCGAAGCCTTACCAGTGGAAGCTGCTGGCCGGCTTCCTGCTGACGCTGGCGTCGACCGCCGCGACGCTGGTGCCGCCCTACCTGACCATCCCGCTGATGGACAACGTGCTGATCCCGTTCCAGAACGGGCACCAGATCGACCCCGCCTACGTGGTGCAGCTGCTGCTCGGGCTGCTCGGCGCCGGGCTGCTCGCCTGGGGACTCGGCTGGGCGCGGACCTGGCTGCTGGCCATCGTCTCCGAGCGCATCGCCGCCGACCTGCGCACGACCGCGTTCGACCACCTGCTCGGCCTGTCGCTCGATTACTTCGGGGCCAAGCGCACGGGCGACCTGATCGCCCGCATCGGCTCCGAGACCGACCGCCTCTCGGTGTTCCTGTCGCTGCACGCGCTCGACTTCGCCACCGACGTGCTGATGCTGGGCATGACCTCGGTGATCCTGTTCTCGGTGAATCCATGGCTGGCCTTGGTGACGCTGCTGCCACTGCCCTTCATCGCCTGGATGATCCACCTGGTGCGCGACCGGCTGCGCACCGGCTTCGAGAAGATCGACCGTGTCTGGGGCGACGTGACCAATGTGCTGGCCGACACCATCCCCGGCGTGCGCGTGGTCAAGGCCTTCGCGCAGGAAGCGCGCGAATCGAAGCGCTTCCACGAAGCGAACCAGGCCAACCTCGCTGTCAACGACCGCCTGAACAAGACCTGGAGCCTGTTCACGCCGACCGTGACGCTGCTGACCGACGTCGGTCTGCTGGTGGTCTGGGGCTTCGGCATCTGGCAGGTCAGCAAGGGCGACATCACGGTCGGCGTGCTGACCGCCTTCCTCGCCTACATCGGCCGCTTCTACGGCCGGCTCGACTCGATGAGCCGCATCGTCTCGGTGACGCAGAAGGCCGCCGCTGGCGCCAAGCGCATCTTCGACGTGCTCGACCACGTCTCCAACGTCCCGGAACCCGACCAGCCCGTGCCGACCGGCCAGCTGCAGGGCGCCGTGCGGCTCGACAACATCGGCTTCCGCTACGGCAGCCGCTCGGTGATCCGCGGCATGAGCCTGGACATCCGGCCCGGCGAGATGATCGGTCTGGTCGGGCATTCGGGTTCGGGCAAGAGCACGCTGGTCAACCTGATCTGCCGCTTCTACGACGTGACCGATGGCTCGATCCGCGTCGATGGCACCGACATCCGCCGCTTCGCCGTGGCCGACTACCGCCGCCACATCGGTCTCGTGCTGCAGGAGCCCTTCCTGTTCTTCGGCACCATCGCCGAGAACATCGCCTACGGTCTGCCCGGCGCCACGCGCGCGCAGATCATTGCCGCCGCCCGCGCCGCGCACGCCCACGACTTCATCCTGCGCCTGCCGCAAGGCTACGACTCGCTGGTCGGCGAGCGCGGCCAGGGCCTCTCGGGCGGCGAGCGCCAGCGCATCTCCATCGCCCGCGCGCTGCTGATCAACCCGCGCCTGCTGATCCTCGACGAGGCCACCGCCAGCGTCGACACCGAGACCGAGCGCGAGATCCAGAAGGCGCTCGACAACCTCGTCCAGGGCCGCACGACGATCGCCATCGCCCACCGCCTGTCCACGCTGCGCAAGGCGGACCGGCTGGTGGTGATGGACCGCGGCGCGGTGGTCGAGGTCGGCACGCACGACGAGCTGATGGCGGCGCAAGGCCACTACTTCCGCCTCTACGAAGCCCAGGCGCGCCGCACCGATGCGGCCGACGAGGACGGCGACTCCGAGCACGACCAGAACCTGCTCGCCCACCAGATCCCGCAGCCGTCCGCCCACGGCCAAGCTGCCTCCTGA
- a CDS encoding cyanophycin metabolism-associated DUF1854 family protein, which produces MFLLERHPSGRLVYTGEDGATHHGVTPVRAFPVTAPDAGLSLVSAEGHELVWVDRLDALPERQRQLIEEELAHREFMPEIRRVVAVSTFSTPSTWTVETDRGPTTLVLKVEEDIRRLPERGRLLITSGHGIVFSVRDMAALDRPSRKLMERFL; this is translated from the coding sequence ATGTTCCTGCTTGAACGCCACCCCAGCGGTCGCCTCGTCTACACCGGCGAAGACGGCGCCACCCACCACGGCGTCACGCCCGTGCGCGCCTTTCCGGTCACCGCGCCGGATGCCGGCCTGTCCCTCGTCAGCGCCGAAGGGCATGAGCTGGTCTGGGTCGACCGGCTCGACGCCCTGCCCGAGCGCCAGCGCCAGCTGATCGAGGAAGAACTGGCGCACCGCGAGTTCATGCCCGAGATCCGGCGCGTGGTGGCGGTGTCCACCTTCTCGACCCCCAGCACCTGGACCGTGGAGACCGACCGCGGCCCGACCACGCTCGTGCTCAAGGTCGAGGAGGACATCCGCCGCCTGCCCGAGCGCGGCCGGCTGCTGATCACCAGCGGCCACGGCATCGTCTTCTCGGTGCGCGACATGGCGGCACTGGACCGCCCCTCGCGCAAGCTGATGGAGCGCTTCCTCTGA
- a CDS encoding carboxymuconolactone decarboxylase family protein, translated as MADADFDSDSSSTVRSPGEQRRRQVMGDVFVDRALALADDFSRPLQAHVNDHAWGSTWLRDGLELKQRSLCTVAMLAALGRSQELKGHLRGAVNNGATLRELREVLLHVAPYAGAPAAIEAFRAAREWMADNGLQFDEQAD; from the coding sequence ATGGCTGATGCCGATTTCGACTCCGATTCCAGTTCCACGGTTCGCTCCCCCGGCGAACAGCGCCGCCGCCAGGTGATGGGCGATGTCTTCGTCGACCGCGCGCTGGCGCTGGCCGACGACTTCTCGCGCCCGCTGCAGGCCCATGTCAACGACCACGCCTGGGGCTCGACCTGGCTGCGCGACGGGCTGGAGCTGAAGCAGCGCAGCCTGTGCACGGTGGCGATGCTGGCCGCACTGGGCCGGAGTCAGGAACTCAAGGGCCACCTGCGCGGCGCGGTGAACAACGGCGCGACGCTGCGGGAGCTGCGCGAGGTGCTGCTGCACGTGGCGCCGTACGCGGGCGCGCCGGCAGCGATCGAGGCCTTCCGCGCCGCCAGGGAGTGGATGGCCGACAACGGCCTGCAGTTCGACGAGCAGGCCGACTGA
- the ftsH gene encoding ATP-dependent zinc metalloprotease FtsH: MDKKHTWNVGYWLVALMLLSLVQDLWHQVGEIEAVSYSAFEKALAEGRVAEVTITDQAITGRLKVADGTRTLLVATRVEPELAARLEKFGVPYTRVVANTFLRDLLSWIVPGAVFFGLWYFVFRRFASQQGGLGGFMSIGKSRAKVYVETNTGVTFADVAGVDEAKAELEEVVDFLQHPQEYGRLGAHIPKGVLLVGPPGTGKTLLAKAVAGQAGVAFFSISGSEFVEMFVGVGAARVRDLFEQARQLAPAIIFIDELDALGRARGAFPGLGGHDEKEQTLNQLLVEMDGFDTSVGLIILAATNRPEILDPALLRAGRFDRQVLVDRPDKLGRIDILKVHVRKVHLAAQVALDEVAALTPGFSGADLANLVNEAALLATRRKATEVTLADFTAAIERIVAGLEKRNRLLIPREREAVAFHEMGHALVALAQPGTDPVHKVSIIPRGVGALGYTLQRPTEDRYLMTRHELERKIAVLLGGRAAEKLVFGELSTGAADDLAKATDIARDMVTRYGMDEGLGYIAYETARAPMLDGLPTAPHEHGVSEDTRRRIDEAIRGIVMAGFDRATAILVAHRAVLDRSARALLERETLDEAALVALTADLPRDG, from the coding sequence ATGGACAAGAAACACACCTGGAATGTCGGCTACTGGCTGGTCGCGCTGATGCTGCTGTCCCTGGTGCAGGACCTCTGGCACCAGGTCGGCGAGATCGAGGCCGTGTCCTACAGCGCGTTCGAGAAGGCGCTGGCCGAGGGCCGCGTCGCCGAGGTCACCATCACCGACCAGGCGATCACCGGTCGCCTGAAGGTGGCCGATGGCACGCGGACCCTGCTGGTGGCGACACGGGTCGAGCCGGAGCTGGCGGCACGGCTGGAGAAGTTCGGCGTGCCCTACACCCGGGTGGTCGCCAACACCTTCCTGCGCGACCTGCTGTCGTGGATCGTGCCGGGGGCCGTGTTCTTCGGGCTCTGGTACTTCGTGTTCCGGCGCTTCGCCAGCCAGCAGGGCGGGCTGGGCGGTTTCATGTCGATCGGCAAGAGCCGGGCCAAGGTCTATGTCGAGACGAACACCGGGGTGACCTTCGCCGACGTGGCCGGGGTCGACGAGGCCAAGGCGGAACTGGAGGAGGTGGTCGATTTCCTGCAGCACCCGCAGGAGTACGGCCGGCTCGGCGCCCACATCCCGAAGGGCGTGCTGCTGGTCGGGCCGCCGGGGACAGGCAAGACGCTGCTGGCCAAGGCGGTGGCGGGGCAGGCCGGGGTGGCGTTCTTCTCGATCTCGGGCAGCGAGTTCGTCGAGATGTTCGTCGGGGTCGGCGCGGCGCGGGTGCGCGACCTGTTCGAGCAGGCGCGCCAGCTGGCCCCGGCGATCATCTTCATCGACGAGCTGGATGCGCTGGGCCGGGCCCGCGGCGCGTTTCCGGGCCTCGGTGGCCACGACGAGAAGGAACAGACGCTCAACCAGCTGCTGGTCGAGATGGACGGCTTCGACACCTCGGTCGGCCTGATCATCCTGGCCGCCACCAACCGGCCGGAGATCCTGGACCCCGCGCTGCTGCGTGCGGGGCGCTTCGACCGGCAGGTGCTGGTCGACCGGCCGGACAAGCTCGGCCGCATCGACATCCTGAAGGTGCATGTGCGCAAGGTGCACCTGGCCGCGCAGGTCGCGCTCGACGAGGTGGCGGCGCTGACGCCGGGGTTCAGTGGCGCCGATCTGGCCAATCTGGTCAACGAGGCGGCACTGCTGGCGACCCGGCGCAAGGCGACCGAGGTCACGCTGGCGGACTTCACCGCGGCAATCGAGCGCATCGTCGCCGGGCTGGAGAAGCGCAACCGCCTGCTCATTCCCCGCGAGCGCGAGGCGGTGGCCTTCCACGAGATGGGCCACGCGCTGGTGGCGCTGGCGCAGCCGGGGACCGATCCGGTGCACAAGGTGTCGATCATCCCGCGCGGCGTCGGCGCGCTCGGCTACACGCTGCAGCGCCCGACCGAGGACCGCTACCTGATGACCCGCCACGAACTGGAACGCAAGATCGCCGTGCTGCTGGGCGGGCGCGCCGCGGAGAAGCTGGTGTTCGGCGAGCTGTCGACCGGCGCGGCCGACGATCTGGCCAAGGCCACCGACATCGCCCGGGACATGGTGACCCGCTACGGCATGGACGAGGGACTGGGCTACATCGCCTACGAGACGGCCCGTGCGCCGATGCTCGACGGGCTGCCGACGGCGCCGCACGAGCACGGGGTGTCCGAGGACACGCGCCGCCGCATCGACGAGGCCATCCGCGGCATCGTGATGGCGGGCTTCGATCGCGCGACGGCGATCCTGGTGGCGCACCGTGCCGTGCTCGACCGCAGTGCCCGGGCCCTGCTCGAACGGGAGACCCTGGACGAGGCCGCCCTCGTCGCGCTGACGGCCGATCTGCCGCGCGACGGCTGA
- a CDS encoding PEP-CTERM sorting domain-containing protein, with protein MSIQPKARHTLARALLTGGLLTVGLSFGSTAQAAISFQFNFLDGAGTGFNDATTGASRQTALNSAASLFSSMFGSHFSDSGTIVLDATATDDPLSGNLASAGSQLSLAGGALAGFNLQGVISTKLQTGVDLNGAGADGTVNFNFGQNWQLDANAPVSGGQFDFYGVAFHEFTHALGFASLINQNGTDLFGNSTAGHWGTYDQFLVDKNGNAAVNNASFAINSGVWNTASIGGTSPAAGMFFNGAHAVAANNNQLVGLYSPTTWIDGSSVSHLDTDNPAYGGMMMLHAVGTGNAARDYSAIEVGMMQDLGYTAVTAVPEPESLAMMFAGLGVIGSLQRRRRTRTTTA; from the coding sequence ATGTCCATCCAGCCCAAGGCGCGCCACACGCTCGCCCGTGCACTGCTCACTGGCGGCCTGCTCACCGTCGGCCTGTCTTTCGGATCGACTGCCCAGGCAGCGATCAGCTTCCAGTTCAACTTCCTCGACGGGGCGGGGACCGGCTTCAACGATGCCACCACGGGCGCCAGCCGCCAGACCGCGCTGAACTCGGCCGCCTCGCTGTTCTCCAGCATGTTCGGCAGCCACTTCAGCGACTCGGGCACCATCGTGCTCGACGCCACCGCCACCGACGATCCGCTGAGCGGCAACCTCGCCTCCGCAGGCAGCCAGCTCAGTCTGGCCGGCGGTGCACTGGCCGGCTTCAATCTGCAGGGCGTCATCAGCACCAAGCTGCAGACCGGCGTCGATCTGAACGGGGCCGGCGCGGACGGCACCGTGAACTTCAACTTCGGCCAGAACTGGCAGCTCGATGCCAATGCACCGGTCTCCGGCGGGCAGTTCGACTTCTACGGCGTCGCCTTCCACGAGTTCACGCATGCCCTGGGGTTTGCCTCGCTGATCAACCAGAACGGCACCGACCTGTTCGGCAACAGCACCGCCGGCCACTGGGGCACCTACGACCAGTTCCTGGTGGACAAGAACGGCAACGCCGCCGTCAACAACGCCAGTTTTGCCATCAACAGCGGCGTGTGGAACACCGCCAGCATCGGTGGCACCAGCCCGGCGGCCGGCATGTTCTTCAATGGCGCCCATGCCGTCGCGGCCAACAACAACCAGCTCGTCGGGCTGTACTCGCCGACCACCTGGATCGACGGCAGCAGCGTCTCGCACCTCGACACCGACAATCCCGCCTACGGCGGCATGATGATGCTGCACGCCGTGGGCACCGGCAACGCAGCACGCGACTACAGCGCCATCGAGGTCGGCATGATGCAGGACCTGGGCTACACCGCCGTCACCGCCGTGCCGGAACCGGAAAGCCTGGCGATGATGTTCGCCGGCCTGGGGGTCATCGGCAGTCTGCAGCGCCGCCGTCGCACCCGGACCACCACCGCATGA
- a CDS encoding CaiB/BaiF CoA transferase family protein, which translates to MTMPTHTPPQPLNGLCVVEFTHMVMGPTCGMVLADMGAEVIKVEPIDGDRTRRLLGAGSGFFPMFNRNKKSIAIDLHHPEGAEVARRLAASADVVAENFKPGTMGKYGLDYASLSAVNPRIIYASHKGFLPGPYDHRTALDEVVQMMGGLAYMTGRPGDPLRAGTSVNDIMGGMFGAIGVLGALIQRGITGRGMEVQSALYENNVFLVGQHMLQYAVTGQAASPMPARESPWAVYDVFTVKDGEQIFLAAVSDAQWRTFCDALGFADLKADVAIATNNQRVRARPWLMPVLRERLAQRSAAELAGTMERAGLPFAPIRRPQDLLEDPHLLATGGLADMTLPDGARAGQTVKTTLFPITMDGERLGVRLQPPRLGEHTHALLERIGYDAAQIDGLRTQAVVA; encoded by the coding sequence ATGACGATGCCCACCCACACCCCACCCCAACCGCTGAACGGCCTGTGTGTCGTCGAGTTCACCCACATGGTGATGGGCCCGACCTGCGGCATGGTGCTGGCCGACATGGGCGCCGAGGTGATCAAGGTCGAACCGATCGACGGCGACCGCACGCGGCGCCTGCTCGGTGCCGGTTCGGGCTTCTTCCCGATGTTCAACCGCAACAAGAAGAGCATCGCGATCGACCTGCACCACCCGGAGGGCGCCGAGGTGGCGCGCCGGCTGGCGGCCAGCGCCGATGTCGTTGCCGAGAACTTCAAGCCCGGCACGATGGGCAAGTACGGCCTCGACTACGCCAGCCTGAGCGCCGTGAATCCCCGGATCATCTACGCCAGCCACAAGGGCTTCCTGCCCGGCCCCTACGACCACCGCACCGCGCTCGACGAGGTGGTGCAGATGATGGGCGGCCTGGCCTACATGACCGGCCGGCCGGGCGACCCGCTGCGTGCGGGCACCAGCGTCAACGACATCATGGGCGGGATGTTCGGCGCGATCGGTGTGCTCGGGGCCCTGATCCAGCGCGGCATCACCGGGCGTGGCATGGAGGTGCAGTCGGCGCTCTACGAGAACAACGTCTTCCTCGTCGGCCAGCACATGCTCCAGTACGCGGTGACCGGCCAGGCCGCCTCGCCGATGCCCGCCCGCGAAAGCCCCTGGGCAGTCTACGACGTGTTCACGGTGAAGGACGGCGAGCAGATCTTCCTGGCCGCGGTCAGCGACGCGCAGTGGAGGACGTTCTGCGATGCGCTCGGTTTCGCGGACCTGAAGGCCGACGTGGCGATCGCCACCAACAACCAGCGCGTGCGGGCGCGGCCGTGGCTGATGCCAGTGCTGCGCGAGCGGCTGGCGCAGCGCAGTGCAGCGGAGCTCGCCGGGACGATGGAGCGCGCCGGTCTGCCGTTCGCGCCGATCCGTCGGCCGCAAGACCTGCTGGAGGACCCGCACCTGCTCGCCACCGGCGGACTGGCCGACATGACGCTGCCGGATGGGGCCCGGGCCGGGCAGACCGTCAAGACCACGCTGTTTCCGATCACGATGGACGGCGAGCGGCTGGGCGTGCGCCTGCAGCCGCCACGCCTTGGCGAGCACACCCATGCGCTGCTGGAGCGCATCGGCTACGACGCGGCGCAGATCGACGGGCTGCGCACGCAGGCGGTGGTCGCCTGA
- a CDS encoding CBS domain-containing protein, translating to MSTVAQILSSKPSQAVHTVPPGASVREAIELMARQRIGSLLIVDGARILGIFTERDYAQKVEVRGRTSTGTPISEVMTPDVIFVTPATTSQECMALMTGRRLRHLPVMDQGALVGLISIGDLVKDIISEQQFVIAQLESYIHS from the coding sequence ATGAGCACCGTCGCACAGATCCTGTCGTCCAAGCCCAGTCAGGCCGTTCACACCGTGCCGCCCGGCGCATCGGTGCGGGAGGCCATCGAGTTGATGGCCAGGCAGCGCATCGGCTCGCTGCTGATTGTCGATGGCGCGCGCATCCTGGGCATCTTCACGGAGCGCGACTATGCCCAGAAGGTCGAGGTGCGCGGGCGCACGTCCACCGGCACCCCGATCAGCGAGGTGATGACGCCGGACGTGATCTTCGTGACCCCGGCCACCACCAGCCAGGAATGCATGGCCCTGATGACCGGCCGGCGCCTGCGCCACCTGCCGGTGATGGACCAGGGCGCGCTGGTCGGGCTGATCTCGATCGGCGATCTGGTCAAGGACATCATCTCCGAGCAGCAGTTCGTGATCGCGCAGCTCGAAAGCTACATCCACAGCTGA